The proteins below are encoded in one region of Paramisgurnus dabryanus chromosome 2, PD_genome_1.1, whole genome shotgun sequence:
- the LOC135783743 gene encoding G2/M phase-specific E3 ubiquitin-protein ligase-like isoform X2, whose amino-acid sequence MSRVQYGFGLNLENCGKKLFFNGQEDHLVPSTSRLLLDSDLFRVIGRMIGHSFLHGGPFLTGLSQSLFNLLIGQKDEVAVVELEDCPDTDVTDIVSLLQGSGNLTEDERDQVNHLAISWDLPPVNENNRKWLAQSILYHAVIVRREKRIRQIRQGLKDTGVLCMIKERRDLIDVLFPRSSAKRITSEMILNRTIWPRVDIDDEEYGDYTLEDTCKMTVFFFREYIEKGTPEELIQLIQFWVGWGVLSQNLYVEVSSDVAMPTASTCRETIKLPVKYSTYESFQKDLKAAVSSTDSGFGLV is encoded by the exons ATGTCAAGAGTGCAGTATGGATTTGGGCTGAATCTTG AAAACTGTGGTAAAAAATTGTTCTTTAATGGACAAGAAGACCATTTGGTGCCTTCCACTTCTCGGCTATTACTTGATAGTGACCTTTTCCGTGTCATTGGACGCATGATTGGACATTCCTTCCTACACGGTGGTCCCTTTCTCACTGGTTTGAGTCAGTCTTTGTTCAATCTGCTGATTGGACAGAAGGATGAGGTAGCTGTTGTAGAACTAGAAGACTGCCCTGACACTGATGTGACTGATATTGTTTCACTT CTTCAAGGGTCTGGTAATCTGACAGAAGATGAACGTGACCAAGTAAATCATTTGGCAATCAGCTGGGATCTCCCACCAGTTAATGAGAACAACAGAAAGTGGTTGGCACAAAGTATCCTTTACCATGCA GTCATTGTTCGAAGGGAGAAGCGAATTCGTCAGATCAGACAGGGGTTAAAAGACACAGGAGTCTTGTGTATGATAAAAGAACGGCGTGATCTGATTGATGTTCTTTTTCCAAGATCATCAGCGAAAAGGATCACTTCAGAG ATGATCCTCAACAGAACTATATGGCCAAGAGTTGACATTGATGATGAAGAGTATGGTGACTATACTCTGGAGGACACATGCAAaatgactgtttttttttttcgagaGTACATCGAAAAGG gcACACCAGAAGAGCTGATACAACTCATTCAGTTCTGGGTGGGTTGGGGTGTTCTTTCTCAGAATCTATATGTAGAGGTGTCCTCTGATGTTGCAATGCCAACTGCATCCACTTGCAGAGAAACAATCAAGCTCCCAGTGAAATACAGCACTTATGAGAGTTTCCAGAAGGACCTGAAAGCTGCTGTATCATCCACAGACAGTGGGTTTGGTTTGGTGTAA
- the LOC135783743 gene encoding G2/M phase-specific E3 ubiquitin-protein ligase-like isoform X1 yields the protein MGSEDTEDWRTEPDLNRAAYIFRRSALQEMENQPDLVAKMNLLKSPEEREREILTFYKNPLTNWARPLSVVLGENCGKKLFFNGQEDHLVPSTSRLLLDSDLFRVIGRMIGHSFLHGGPFLTGLSQSLFNLLIGQKDEVAVVELEDCPDTDVTDIVSLLQGSGNLTEDERDQVNHLAISWDLPPVNENNRKWLAQSILYHAVIVRREKRIRQIRQGLKDTGVLCMIKERRDLIDVLFPRSSAKRITSEMILNRTIWPRVDIDDEEYGDYTLEDTCKMTVFFFREYIEKGTPEELIQLIQFWVGWGVLSQNLYVEVSSDVAMPTASTCRETIKLPVKYSTYESFQKDLKAAVSSTDSGFGLV from the exons ACTGGAGAACTGAGCCTGACTTGAACCGTGCTGCTTATATATTTCGACGTTCTGCACTGCAAGAAATGGAGAATCAACCAGATCTTGTGGCAAAGATGAATCTACTTAAAAGTCctgaagagagagaaagagaaatacTGACATTTTACAAAAACCCTTTGACCAACTGGGCACGTCCATTGTCTGTTGTACTTGGGG AAAACTGTGGTAAAAAATTGTTCTTTAATGGACAAGAAGACCATTTGGTGCCTTCCACTTCTCGGCTATTACTTGATAGTGACCTTTTCCGTGTCATTGGACGCATGATTGGACATTCCTTCCTACACGGTGGTCCCTTTCTCACTGGTTTGAGTCAGTCTTTGTTCAATCTGCTGATTGGACAGAAGGATGAGGTAGCTGTTGTAGAACTAGAAGACTGCCCTGACACTGATGTGACTGATATTGTTTCACTT CTTCAAGGGTCTGGTAATCTGACAGAAGATGAACGTGACCAAGTAAATCATTTGGCAATCAGCTGGGATCTCCCACCAGTTAATGAGAACAACAGAAAGTGGTTGGCACAAAGTATCCTTTACCATGCA GTCATTGTTCGAAGGGAGAAGCGAATTCGTCAGATCAGACAGGGGTTAAAAGACACAGGAGTCTTGTGTATGATAAAAGAACGGCGTGATCTGATTGATGTTCTTTTTCCAAGATCATCAGCGAAAAGGATCACTTCAGAG ATGATCCTCAACAGAACTATATGGCCAAGAGTTGACATTGATGATGAAGAGTATGGTGACTATACTCTGGAGGACACATGCAAaatgactgtttttttttttcgagaGTACATCGAAAAGG gcACACCAGAAGAGCTGATACAACTCATTCAGTTCTGGGTGGGTTGGGGTGTTCTTTCTCAGAATCTATATGTAGAGGTGTCCTCTGATGTTGCAATGCCAACTGCATCCACTTGCAGAGAAACAATCAAGCTCCCAGTGAAATACAGCACTTATGAGAGTTTCCAGAAGGACCTGAAAGCTGCTGTATCATCCACAGACAGTGGGTTTGGTTTGGTGTAA